One genomic segment of Impatiens glandulifera chromosome 6, dImpGla2.1, whole genome shotgun sequence includes these proteins:
- the LOC124942606 gene encoding putative serine/threonine-protein kinase yields the protein MRLLGSLIKCFSPNLAAERISHTNPIDDNEKEFRTYSYNELKAASGGFRSSNKVGEGGFGCVYKGWFEDGSLLAIKVVAVEKESMRGEREFVAELAALSNIRHENLVKLLGCCIHGAERFLVYQHMENNSLSHTFLGGDQNRKKFSWKRRRNVVYGVAKALAYLHEEVHPHVVHRDIKTSNILLDHDFNPKLSDFGLAKIFTDNTSHISTRVAGTLGYLAPEYAISGHLTRKSDVYSFGVVILEVVSGQPIVDFDIEHGEQYLVNKAWEKYKEGNVVDLVDPILEGDFSKEEAVLLLKVGLLCVQETSTRRPQMSIAVKMLRNDFDMTNVEILRPGLVSDLSNVKIGGKKPFNHSLGGSTSVSSASPDFLFL from the exons ATGAGGCTATTGGGTTCATTGATAAAGTGTTTCTCACCAAATCTAGCTGCAGAAAGAATCTCTCACACAA ATCCCATTGATGACAATGAGAAGGAATTCAGAACTTACTCTTACAATGAACTGAAGGCTGCCTCCGGTGGATTTCGATCATCTAACAAGGTTGGAGAAGGAGGATTTGGTTGTGTTTATAAGGGTTGGTTTGAAGATGGAAGTTTGTTGGCAATAAAAGTAGTAGCTGTTGAGAAAGAATCAATGAGAGGAGAAAGAGAATTCGTGGCTGAACTAGCTGCCCTATCTAATATTCGCCATGAAAATCTTGTCAAGCTTCTGGGTTGTTGTATTCATGGCGCAGAAAGGTTTTTAGTATATCAACATATGGAAAACAATAGTCTTTCTCATACATTTCTAG GGGGAGATCAAAATAGGAAGAAGTTTAGTTGGAAGAGAAGAAGGAATGTTGTTTATGGAGTTGCTAAAGCATTGGCTTATCTTCATGAAGAAGTTCATCCTCATGTTGTACATAGAGATATCAAAACAAGCAATATTCTTCTTGATCATGATTTCAATCCTAAACTCTCGGATTTCGGTCTCGCCAAGATCTTTACCGATAATACTTCGCATATTAGCACTCGAGTCGCCGGAACATT GGGTTATTTAGCTCCAGAATACGCAATAAGTGGACATCTTACAAGAAAATCAGATGTTTATAGTTTTGGAGTTGTGATACTAGAGGTTGTGAGCGGGCAACCAATTGTGGACTTTGACATAGAACATGGAGAGCAGTATTTGGTTAACAAAGCGTGGGAGAAATACAAAGAAGGAAATGTTGTGGATCTCGTTGATCCAATTCTTGAAGGCGATTTCTCAAAAGAAGAAGCTGTTCTTTTGTTGAAGGTGGGGTTGCTTTGTGTTCAAGAAACCTCGACTAGAAGGCCTCAGATGTCGATTGCGGTTAAAATGTTGAGGAATGATTTCGATATGACTAATGTTGAGATTCTTCGGCCGGGACTTGTTTCTGATTTGTCAAATGTTAAGATTGGAGGGAAGAAACCGTTTAATCATAGCTTGGGTGGCTCTACTAGTGTCAGCTCGGCTAGCCCTGATTTTTTGTTCTTATGA